The window gtTTGCCAGACAAACACTCTAATAGCTAGCCTGACTTTTCCATAGTAGAACATTTCTACTATAGAAATTTAACCCATGGACACACATAATTAGCTCTTTCACCTTAACGTTGCTGAAAGAATGATTTGCTTAAGAAGATTAGTCCATTTAGTGTTCAATAGAAATACTGACAAATGAGCCTAAAATGCTTATAAAGGAACTCTTTTTAAGACCATCttcttatgttttattttaaaatagtgtgCCTTTCAGCCAAAAACCTTTTAATCTGACCTTTTGTGTTTTCCAAATGAAAGCTCAATTTTTAATAGTTTCTGTATTCAAATCTTGCATGTGATGAGATGGTTTTCAAGGCTGTTTCGAGCCATATCGAAGGCAACCACAATAGTCTCTTTAAATAGAACTTCAGTGCTATTTCTTCTGGTCTTTGTAACTGCATGCAGCTTCCTGTCTGCACTGGAGCACATTACCGTGTCAGTGGTGACAGGACAACTCTTTTTTGAGCTGCGCTGTACCAAAACAACttgagttaaaaataattttgcagaagAGGGGTTTTTTCTAAGGGCAGGTGGAAGACAGAGGAGGTgatactgaaaagcaaagacaggAACAAAGCTGTCTCAGATGAATCATGGCAGGGAAATGGATTTTTCAATCAGTTTGGCTGTATACCATAAACTCAAGGTGCAGAGCAAGCATTGTAATAGAGCAAACATTCTGTTGCCCACAGTGGCTCTGTAGCTATTGTTTGTTTTAGTCTGTTTTCCCATATAAAAAGCTAAGGGTCAGATTTTGAATTACTTATACAGACATACAGCATAATCCTCTTATTTAAGACAATGAGTTATCTGGGTCCTTCATGGCTACGCAGTTTATATGTGTTAAAATAATGTGatttatatttctatatttctatttttcctgttcctaCAGTTCTAGGTCTGTTTATCAGCCTTGGGAGATTTATTTTACTCAGCTgttagcaacaactgaaagaCTGATGCCataaacataatttaatttatattactAATTCTTGCTCAGTAACAACGACTAGACTTTTCCGTTTTAGTTTTAAGTCATACTGCCACCTACAGAGTAAATAAACATTTGCAATACTCTGCTGAGGGTAACAAGGTAATCCAGGTTGGAAGAGGCGTCTGGTCTCTAGTCCAGAGAGACCTCCACAAAACAGGGTTGCCTGGGTTCAGACCAGGCTACTCAGAGCTTTATCCCTCTGCATCTTGGAAACCTCCTTAGATGGAGAATGCAcagcctctgggcagcctgttctgctGCCTGACTGTCTTCATGGGggaaaagtatttccttttaacCAGTCTGaatttctcatttcagtttatGCTCATTGTCTCCGCCTGCCATGCACCACTATGAAAAGCCCCGCTCCATCCTCTTGCTAACCCCCTCACAGGTACCAGTAAGCTCCTGTTGGTTTCCCCCCAAGCCATCTCTTCTCCATGTTGAAGAACCCAGTtccttcagcctctcctcaAATGGCAAACGCCCCAATCCCCGGACAGCTTGGAAGCCCTTTGCTGAACTTGCTCCGGTTTTTGACATGTCTTGTGCTGGGGATCAAAACTGAATATAAAAGTTAAACGTGGTCCAACAAGTGCTGAAAAATGAGACCTAATCCTTTCCCTTGATCTACTGGTTGTGTCCCTGCTAACACAtcccaggaggctgctggccaTCCTCGCTGCCAAGGCACACAGCGGGCCCATGTGCAGCTGCCCACTGGGCCCCCAGGGCAACtcccccagagctgctccccagcctgtccctccccagcccgggctgctgcaggggtgcTTCCTTCCCAGAGGCAGCACTTTGCATTTGTCCTTGCTGACTGCACGTGGTTCCTGTTGGCCTGTTCTTCCAGCACGTCTAGGTTGCCCTGAATGGCATCCTGCTCCTCCAGAGTATCCATTTGTTCCCTTaatttggtgtcatctgcaaatttgaCGAGGATGAACTCCACTCCCTCCTCCAGGTCACTGACAAAGGCATTAACAGGATGGGGCCCAGAAGAGATCCCGGCGGTACTCACTTCAGGTAGGGTATGACCCATTAACCACCACTCCGAGCCTCATCATCCAATCACTTGTTTACTCATCTGGCTGTCCACCTACCCAGACCATGTCCTAACTTGGTTTCAAAAATAttgtgggacagtgtcaaacaCCTTCCTAAAGTCAAGGTAAATGACATTTTCTGCTCTCCTTTCTTCCACAAATCCACTCATTTTATGAAAGTTAACTGCtttatttaattaagaaaaaaatataaaagtctTTTTCCAGGGACAAttccattaacatttttttcctactgtaaGGATTCACAGTAACAGGAACAGTCCGTATCCTGTAAACAATAAAACAGGGGTTTGGTATTATTATACATGGTTTTGCAGTTATGTTAATTACCTTGTCCTGATAAGCTTATTTGAATAGACAGTAACAGCTACGCACTACTTAATCCTGAAATGTTCAGCTTTAACTTCAGTTGGAGGATTCATCAGATGTCTGATGAAGTATCAGATGACTGGTTATGTTGACTCAGCACTTTTACCTTTTAACATCTGGTGCCTGAACGCAATGAAAACAACATACTTCGCAAAACTCAGTACAAACCTCTTTCCAGTTAGATACCTGTAGGCTGCAAAGTTTTAACATTGTTTGAACAGCATTTAGTAtaagccattttttaaaaaatgactatgaaataaaagatacatttgtttgctgcaaatattttttccaggatTTAACTTTGCAAGTCAGATGTCTATGCAAATATGAAATTCATGCTTGCAGCCCGTGGCTTCTTTAAGTTCAGTTAGATCTGCCTGGCATAACACATAGTTTTAGCCCACTGAATCCAAGCGTTTGCATTTAGGCTTTGgaatgtttttggaacattCCAAAGGattttggtaggtttttttcctaatgagtATGAACCGAAATCTACCAATTTTTCCTGTTACTGCCTCGAACCTGTTATTCTCCCTTATTTTCTTGGCATGATGCATAAACTATCACCATTGTATAATAATCCTGCAATCTTTCATTAACTGGAATCTTAAAAGttacatttcattatttctctcAGACAGACTGTTGCGTAACATGAAGGATCAAGGTCAAATGATATATGAAGAGAGGCTTTTGATTCATGCAGATGGCTGCCTTCAATTTTGATTCCTTTTTCACCACCTTCCAGAAAATATGACAGATTCTGAACGGTTTTCAAAATGGGTCTGTAGCATCCAGGTATATTCAGTTGTAATGGAGCCACTCTGAATTTGCACATCTGCAGCTCATCCTTAGAAAGCCTTTCATGGTACCATTGCCCAACTTTATTGCTGGGATACTTGATACTATGTCCCACCATTGGAAGAACcaccttcaaagaaaaaacaaaacaacaaacatatttgaaataaagGCCACAAATTCCCCTTTAAATAAACATGATTACAATTCTAAATGTGTCTAAATCTTGTGGTTTGGAGCCTCAAATAGTAAAACAGCAGCTTCTCTTGTGAAATAAACCATGCAAGGCAGGTTTCTTGGATGTAattaaggcagaaaaaataatcaatgttATCAGGATTCCTAAAACAAAGTAGAAATATACTAACATGAATTTCCTTGCTTGTTGGAAAGATACAGCAATAAAGACATTAAGTTGCCTGTGTAAGACTTCACAGCTATGCACTCTGAACCTTCAGAAATTAGAACGTCAACGGCTCTTGAATGTTTTTCCAGTAGACTGAAaaatttttcaaagtgtttaCATGCAGTTTAAAGACAAATATTGCCATATTGCAAATGACACTGTACTTAGTTTTCTATtacaaagtaaatattttctcctcttgTTTGTTGTGAGAGTGGAGGTTAGTTcacatgtgttttctttaatgtgCATTCTGGTAAGGAAGAAGACTGCGCCAGTCAGCTTgatgacattatttttaaaacaaaacattttaatcaaaTAAAGAGATCAATAGCTCTGAATGTTTCATAAAGACTTACTTGGTTTATAGAGTATTTGCTAGCTGACTCTTCTGCAGCAGTGACTACATGAACCTAACAAgacatttaagaagaaaaaataacttttttaaaaataaagcacacaCTTTATTTTAGGAATTATGCACTGCACTTCCAAACTGGTAAAGGATTCTAAGGTTATTTGACTGCTATAAGGACAATTACCTATTTCAGGTGTGAAAAATAGTAGAGGTGCTTACTATAAAGTAATCTATTTACTGGTAAATGACATTGCAATATTTACTGATGCTAGCTACCACTAATTAGCAAACTATCACTCCAAACTCACATTCTTTGAAGTGCTGAAGTTAAACAGTTAACTTTGAGTTTGAAGTTAACTGTGCCAATGCAATCTTGTGCAACATCAGCAAAGGcaaaaatactaagaaaaatgttttatattaagAATATATCTGTATTAAACTCAATAACCTAATACTGAAGTTGATACCTCTGCTCTTCATTTCATTTGATCTACTTATTTTATTAACATTCACTCTCAGAAAtattgttgaaaaaaaaatcacaatggAAACAGAAGCTACTCTACAGGGACTGGAAGTTATTCAGTAACTTTTCAAGTACTCTTGCTTTCAAATTTGTAAGATGTTCACCCAAAAGAAATGAGATACACTCTGCCTATGCACACACCTATTTATTCTTCAGTAAAACACTACAAAATGCTATGCTTTATCTGATGATCAGGAGAAagacagaatcatagaatcgtttaaGTTGTAAAAGACtcttaagatcattgagtccaaccgttaatctagcactgccaagtccaccactaaaccatgtccccaagcaccacatctacacagcttttaaatacctccagggatggtgactcccGGGCAGCCTCTGCCAATGCTTGTCAACCTttacagtgaagaaatttttcctaatatccagtctaaacctccctggCACAACTTAAGGCcacttcctcttgtcctatcacttgctacttgggagaagagacccaaCTGCTTCCACAATAAGAAAAAGGTATGCTAACCCTGAAAGAAGAGATGGCTTCAGAATGAACTTCAGCATGCCAAGACCTGGGACCAGACACTCCACTGTTGGCTTTTGCTCATTGGCTTGCCCATGGCTCCACATGGAGCACCCAGGTGGTGCTGTGGGCAAGCAGAAGCACACCCTTGCCCTTTACTACATTCCCAAGAATACTGCTGCATTTTTTGATCAGTTGCTAACAGTTTAGACCCACTGTCAATCTATTTTAATTGTCTGAGTAAGTGAAATTGTGCTAAACATGCTTTGACTGTGTAGTTGCAACAAGATTACCAATTCAGTCTGAGGCCACCTTTCACCATGGGCCTACATTCATTAATATATATAATGGGAAGGTCTGACCTGGAGAGCAAAACTCTGATCTGGCCTGACTGAAAATACCAGCAAACCTGGAATCCACTGTGAAGGTTTTCCCCAGTCAGATCCTAAGAAGAGTATTATATACCATGCAGGCTAAATTCTTGCATATATAAATTCTGACATTCTGTTCCTTCTTCTCACTTGAATAAAATGGTCAGAACAGATAAAAGCTGCTAATATACATCTAGCTTATATGCTTATTTACAGTAAATCAAAACCGTTTTTTTCACCTTTGtcaatattaaatattttaatgaatgaaCCAAAATGAAAGTATTAGAATACTTCTGAGTAtgtatttaaatgcattaaggtggtgtgttttttttttaataagaaaagttTTGTGAAGACTCACCTTGTCATTCAGGGAAAcgctttcatctttttcttctgagaagaCAAGATCACCCTCAACAACTTTTGAACCATAAATCTTCAGCCTATATGATGCTGCTTCATTCCAAATTTTACTGCAATAAGCATGGACATAGAATATGCGCATGGAATGGGGAATACTGAGCCATCCTTTGGTACAACCTTCATGATTTACACCATAGCGATTTAAAGCTCGTAGCAACATCTTCTCTCTCACTTTAAATTCTGGCAGCATCACGAGTGTGCCTTTTGCATCTTCtgatataaacaaaaataaccatGTAAGTAATCcctgatttttcaaatattacctgtcaaaaaaaaatacacttaagAAGATTAAATCATCAGGTACAAAAAAATAGTGTCAGTCTAACTTCTTTATGCTGACTTCTAGGTTATTATTTCCATTCCTTCAATGTGTCATGTTAGACAAACTTCATCTTACATGCATATCAACACAGTCCCATGAATTCTACTCTATTTCATGAAGTATAAACTAAACTAGCTGTCATTCAGTTATTCAGAATAGTTTGCATTAGTTATTTCTTATCGAGACTTACTTCATCACTCCAATGTTTTTTTTAGATTAGGTGACTGAAAGTAAAAACCAAGGTATAAAAGAACATTAAAGCTCTACTTCACATCATTTGAGAACATGTATTTCATAGGGGGCAAACCCCACATCTTTATCTTAAAGCTGCAAATTGCATTGGCCACTGGGAAGTCTGAGCCTCAAACaagatgaaaatacatttaatcaGATTTGTACTACATTATACAAATGTTGtatacttaatttttaaattaattaatttaatttaataagtTTAtgtaaacttaattttttacatattttatcaTTACAATTGATTATGTGATGAAGCCTTCTGTAGTAGCCTTTTaccttttgctttcaggaaaaggCAAGCAGCTGTTTTCAGGGTCCACATCAATGTCTTTCCATGCATCATACAGCAACATATACCACAGAATGATTCATCttacattttttataaaatgaaacatatcTGTGCCTCTTGAAACTATACATCATAGTTGTCCTGTCAATCTACAGTGATAGAAAGGCTAATAGATGTggaatatttgaaaagaaaaaacatatgaAGTTGAGAGCAACTTCAAATTTTTAGTTTTGGAGAGAAAGTTAAGTTGAATGATAAAAACAATAGATATGGCAGAGCATTTTATTCAGCACACTTCTGCCTTTGacatattttgttcattttagtTCAAGACACAAAGAAGGTAGAGCACAGGAGAGCCATGGAAGAGATACCTAATTAAAGAGATGTAAAAGCAAAGCCCAAAGGTGCAAAAAACAAGAGCTAAGATGGTTACAGAAATCTCAGAAAATTATATGACCACACGTGTTAAATGTTGAGTATGAGCTGGGACCCTCAATCCTGTATACTTCCTTTATTAGTGAAAagaattttacatttcaaaagcagaCAGATGGAAGAAGGCTAAAATTGTTTTGATAAAATTATCTTAGTCTTGGTCTTTTCCAGCATATGCCACGCAGTGGTTGTTTCTATACTGTCTTGCAGCTTAAGTACATTAGTTTTCCACTATTTTGCAAATTTAGAGCCTCATCCTCATCTCATTTTTAACTCTGCTGAGAGTTTAACTCATTTTAACTCTGCTGAGAGTTTAACTCATTTTAACTCTGCTGAGATCCAAGGAATAAGCTATAAGTGGTataaagcagcaacaaaataaaaagtatctCTCTGGGCAGCAACACCTTATTCCCTCACAATACGGACCCTGAATAAATACATAGACAGTTTACCTGGACATACCAGTTTGAAGAAAGTATCTTTTTGCATTGTTTACAGGGTCATCAGTATCTTCAGGTGTGAAGAATAACTTCACAGCTTTCACCTTTAAAGTATAATATTAATAACTTCATAGGGTTTGCATTTACAtataattatttgtaaaataaacaatCACACATCCAACTCTGTGTTAACATATTCCGCAAGCTCTCAAAAATCTATCCCTTCTTTAAGGTCAAACTCAAGTTCTCCCTTTCACAGTAGAAGCCATAAAGAGCAAACCAATGTGGTTGAGTACCGTCTCAGATTAAAGCAAGGTATTAGTCACACAGAAGACACAAGAAAGCTTTCAATGCTCTAGGAGAAATTAGTCTTCTCGAACATCCAGTTACAACTCCTCTACTTTGCAATGTCATCAGTCCATCCTGCACAGAAAGGGtccttctttccctcttgcATGTTTCATGCAAAATTTAAACTGAACACTTTCCAGTCTTACACAGAAGgacaaaaaactttttttttttttttattccgATCTGTATCGGGTTAGATGACACTGTGACAGGGAGAAAGCTACACTAACCTCTGCTACTTGCAAAACCAGTAGAGCCACACAACTCTCTAGCACTTATACTGCAACATCTGGTTCTTGCCCTCCCCTGTATTGGACTGTGCACGCATATACTGgcacatttgaaaaatacatagtAGCTGCtacatgttttaaattaaaaaataactgagTTAAGACTAGAGATTTAAATCATTACTCTTCAGGGACTGGCACCTGGTACCAACTGCTAGCATACCAGAATTCAAAAAGTCAGATACACCAAGAGTAACTTCTATGGGCTGCCCTCAAATCTTGATTCTTCTTATATTTGGACTTCTGACTTTTCTCAGAATAAAAACATATTAGAAGACAAGGATACTTAAGTATTCATTTGACTTTCTAGTGTCCAGTTCTGTTTTAGACCTGTGCCAAGTACTATACCATATACATTGAAAAGTATATGACTTATCTTATGAATTATTGCTTAGGAAACATGCTCTCCTTAGCTTACATGGGAGCAATCGCTCAGAACTAAGAGTTTGGGAAAGTAGCCAAGGAATAATGGAAAGCAGAAATCTCTTCTATAAAGCAGATAAATTACTATtgaaaaagcaaatcttttcACATGATCCTACATAGTATCTTGTGACACTTAAGAATATATAGACCCCCAGCAGGATAAAGAGGCTATAGGTTAGGGGGCAATCAGGACCATGAATAAACATTGTATAGATTGCTTCATTTTATTGTTCAAACATTGTACGGAATGCAGCCACTTTCCTGCCAAGTGGCATGTTGACAGTCACAATCACATACcaaacacagacagaaaaatcacttcctGAACTATTTAAACCTGCATCTGccatttaaaaaagattttgttcctGTATGAAGACCTTCATAGTTATGTTGTTGTCAAAACTGATCTAGCAATTACTTACAGCACACATATGGGTTTATCTCAGAAATGGTATTGTTCACTGGGAAGATCAACTCCAGCACTAGCAACAGTGATGTGAAATTAACTTGACAGTAACTACTTAAATTACAAAATGAAACTACCATTTTTTCATTCAGTAACGCCAATCCTATTTGATCTGTCTGAACATTCTGTCCTTGTCCAAATCGCTGAGGTCCATAGTAATTTACAAAACCTTTTGTCTAGAATGATAAAGAATAAATATGTTAAAAGCGTGAAAGTGTCAGGCCCATTTAATAAGACTAAGCATACAACACACATACATCTACATTTACATTCAAAAtgcatacaattttttttaatcagaagtAATATGTAACAAAACTGTAACTCATTACAATATTTTAGCACCTAAATTGGAAATATCTAAAAAGACAACCAAGTTCTATCATTGTTTTTaccttcattaaaaatataggtaaatgaaacaaaattatttttatatagttaTTATAAATGCAACTACAGGCCAAGTCACAGTAATTAAGCTTTTTATATGCATCAAAATCTGAAATCTCTACTGAAGTAAATGCACCATAGCACAGGTAATAAACAGTAAACACTCTCAgacaatttttcttaaaaaaaataatcttttttcacATGTGATCATTTCTATTATTACGATAGTAAAGACCAAGAGTGAGCACTTTTGCTAACTGGGATTTTAAGCCTCTTGAGGAATTCTAGGTCACATATAGGCAGTAAAATCACACCCATGTGATACAATGAGAACATCTTTTTTTAGGAAGTAATAAGTATATACGGAGCAGCAGACAAGTAAAAAACATACGgtatttgctttggaaatggtTATTCAGTTCAAGTTATATAACCTGTGGACATCCGTAAGTCCCAtatgtgatttttgttttcatggaagatgacaaatctgtattttgggTTAACACACATGCTGGTTTTGTCATTCATCATCTGACCAGTAAGATATATCTAATAAAGCTAGACACATAATCACAGGAATTTGAGTTCATCTTCTGAACggcaaaataacaaaaaagtcACATGGAGCACAGAGAGATAAAAAAGCATTAAAGTCTCATCTGAATGCTTcaataataaaactaatttctaaaatacatgtaatatacttttattttgcacaCTGGTTAGTTTTTATTCAAGTCTTTATTCCTGGACTAATCTTCTTAAAGTAATTTGTATTATGGTTATTACTCAGAAAGATAGGGCAAGAAAATTACTGCTGTACAAAACACCATAaggttaggggttttttttctttccattatttgCTTTTACCTTTCTCAGCGGTTTAAGAATGTCTGATGACGGGGTTTTATTCAGGCACTAAGGATAACAGCAATCAAAACCCACTCAGTTTCAGGGGATCTTCTTTCTCTGCTACGAACATTTCACATGTATTTATGCCATGAAAGTCTTTCACCTGAGCCGACCATGCACATCCTCACGTGACCAAAAAAGGCGACCAGTTGACATGTGTAACTACATTCTTTCACCCTGTCAACCACCACAGTGAAACACATCACTTTGGTTGGCCTTAGGTCTGTGCAGCAACAGCTCATGTGCCCATACCCATTTGCTACCAAACTTCCCATCTGTCTTGCTGCACCACTCTGGAACACAGAATGAATTCACTTATGGTCCCTCCTTGGAAGACAGCTTTACTCTTGATTCCTTAAGTAATGCAGAAAAGATGTAAACCAGCAAAAAGCATCAGAACTGGGAAATATTACCATTATTGTGCAAGTattacaagtattttctttaaatttagtGGGTTTTACAGCACAGAATTAAAACTCTGTTCATTATTGGCAACCATAAGGCCTTTTTACCTCAACATTTTCCATTGCTTCAGCTATTCGCTCTTTCAAATCTGCAGAAGAGTCATGACTGTGGTGTTTGAGATCTCTCACAACTATATCAAAGTGATTGCCCTTCAGCTGACCAAGTCTAAGGTGCTGGCATGCTGAATGTATGTTGTGTATTCTCATgccctttttttccattttacttccGATTTCTTTCAACCTGCATAAATAATTGGAAGAAATTATGAACAATCCTTTACTAGAGCTATCAACCTTCTAATAAATGTCGTCTTCACTTTTGCTAGAATTAAACccgtttttttaaaaaaagtgatttaaagaGATTATTATGAGAAAACCAAATCAAATGCATAGATAGAAGTCTGAAAATTTAGTTAAGAGTCCTGAAATATGTCTTACATGTTTGCTTCATTTGCAGTTATATTCTGTAGCTTCACAGATACTGGAACAAAGCAATTAATTAACTTTCTCAAAGCAGCTGCACcgaattttgccttttttattgaAAACCAAGTAATTTACTCTTCAGTcctaaaaatctgcttttcattaaaaaaaaaaaaaaaagtaatgtgtTCTAGTAGACTTCAAAACACAATTGCTCTTTCTTGGTCAGCCTTAACAAAAACAATCTCAGTGCACTGATTCTCTGGGTATGCTTGCACATGCTTGTAATTGGAAACACAGCTGACATTCAAGTATTTGCTCTTTAAAGTATCCACTCAACCTTTTTGTTCTTATGTGTAAGTAATATTCAAATCAAAGGAAACTTTCAGCACAAGAGCTTACATTTTAACCAgtattttaataa of the Falco cherrug isolate bFalChe1 chromosome 5, bFalChe1.pri, whole genome shotgun sequence genome contains:
- the PUS7L gene encoding pseudouridylate synthase PUS7L isoform X3 is translated as MKNKIFIQKENLETLEAIGLLAAELGVLPSDFSYTGIKDKKAITYQPMVVKKVTPERLKEIGSKMEKKGMRIHNIHSACQHLRLGQLKGNHFDIVVRDLKHHSHDSSADLKERIAEAMENVETKGFVNYYGPQRFGQGQNVQTDQIGLALLNEKMVKAVKLFFTPEDTDDPVNNAKRYFLQTEDAKGTLVMLPEFKVREKMLLRALNRYGVNHEGCTKGWLSIPHSMRIFYVHAYCSKIWNEAASYRLKIYGSKVVEGDLVFSEEKDESVSLNDKVHVVTAAEESASKYSINQVVLPMVGHSIKYPSNKVGQWYHERLSKDELQMCKFRVAPLQLNIPGCYRPILKTVQNLSYFLEGGEKGIKIEGSHLHESKASLHISFDLDPSCYATVCLREIMKCNF
- the PUS7L gene encoding pseudouridylate synthase PUS7L isoform X2, coding for MLPSLSYLTGHAGFCDAKLENSTFSFEPDGNKEHRKVVHHFINRKFGRLVETKSFTVTDVDDKPNMSIMVRFREKSWSGKRSAGGFHEKQDLYTAFTLQKENLETLEAIGLLAAELGVLPSDFSYTGIKDKKAITYQPMVVKKVTPERLKEIGSKMEKKGMRIHNIHSACQHLRLGQLKGNHFDIVVRDLKHHSHDSSADLKERIAEAMENVETKGFVNYYGPQRFGQGQNVQTDQIGLALLNEKMVKAVKLFFTPEDTDDPVNNAKRYFLQTEDAKGTLVMLPEFKVREKMLLRALNRYGVNHEGCTKGWLSIPHSMRIFYVHAYCSKIWNEAASYRLKIYGSKVVEGDLVFSEEKDESVSLNDKVHVVTAAEESASKYSINQVVLPMVGHSIKYPSNKVGQWYHERLSKDELQMCKFRVAPLQLNIPGCYRPILKTVQNLSYFLEGGEKGIKIEGSHLHESKASLHISFDLDPSCYATVCLREIMKCNF